A portion of the Sulfurospirillum diekertiae genome contains these proteins:
- a CDS encoding LeuD/DmdB family oxidoreductase small subunit has translation MQKLLSGNAFVFGKNVDTDQIYPGRFVEFTDVEDVAKYAMFGADPDFTKKVKKGDFIVAGTNFGCGSSREHAAITLKAVGVGAIIAESFARIFYRNAINLGVPLLICPNISKLIHMNDALSIDFQSGAISGEQGLIATAEPLSEYVLNILESGGIKSLIKHQLEVVNNA, from the coding sequence ATGCAAAAATTACTCAGTGGCAACGCCTTTGTCTTTGGAAAAAATGTCGATACCGATCAGATTTATCCGGGGCGTTTTGTGGAGTTTACCGATGTGGAAGATGTCGCCAAATACGCGATGTTTGGAGCTGATCCTGACTTTACTAAAAAAGTTAAAAAAGGTGATTTTATCGTTGCAGGAACGAACTTTGGTTGCGGCAGTAGTCGTGAACATGCCGCCATTACTCTTAAAGCGGTTGGCGTGGGTGCGATCATTGCAGAGTCCTTTGCACGCATCTTTTACCGCAACGCCATTAACCTCGGTGTTCCTCTTTTGATCTGTCCGAATATCTCAAAACTCATACACATGAATGATGCTTTGAGTATCGATTTTCAAAGTGGTGCAATTAGCGGTGAACAAGGTCTGATTGCAACGGCTGAACCTCTCTCAGAGTATGTACTAAATATCTTAGAAAGTGGTGGAATTAAGTCATTGATTAAACACCAATTAGAGGTTGTAAATAACGCTTAG